The Notoacmeibacter ruber DNA segment GTTCGTCCATCATGCCGGCTGAGAGGGCGTTCTTCTTCTCGGGGCGGTCAAGCGTGAGATAGGCAACGCCCCGTTCATCGGTCGCGACGGAGATGGTCGTGAAATCACCTTTCATCATTTTACCCTGCCTCCTGCGCAGCCGTTTCGCGCAGTTTTGCACGGATGATCTTGCCGGTGGTCGTCATCGGCATTTCGTCTACAAATCGTATGATGCGCGGATACTCATGAGCGGCGAGGTGCGACTTCACGAACTCCGCGATCTCTTTCGCCAGTTCGTCAGACGGAACGGCCTCCTCCGCCAGCACGATAAAGGCCGCAACCACATGGCCGCGAAGATCGTCAGGCCAGCCGACCACGCCGGCCATTTTGACAGCGGGGTGCCGCAGCAGGCAATCCTCGACCTCGGCGGGACCGATCCGATAACCCGCCGAAGAGATCACATCATCATCCCGTCCGATAAACCGGATGCGGCCATCGTCCTCGATGACGCCGCGGTCTCCCATCAGCATCCATCCGTCGTTCACATCACCCGTCACGAACTTCTCTGCCGTCGCCTCAGCTCTGTTCCAGTATCCCAGAAACATCACCGGGTCAGGCGCACGCACGGCGATGGCGCCCTCTTCTCCCACTGCCAGAGGCGAGCCGTCGTCTTCATCGACGACGATGACCTCGTGGCCGGGTGATGGCCGACCCATGACACCCGGTTTGGCCGGCTCCAGCTCTGCGCATGAGGAGACGACCATGTTGCATTCGGTCTGGCCGTAGAATTCATTGATCGTCACGCCAAGCGCATCACGACCCCATTCGATCAATTCAACGCCGAGGGTTTCGCCGCCACTGGCGACCGACCTCAAATCGACAGATGCGCGCTTTTCGGGTGGCACCAGTCGCATCATCTTCAGAGCCGTTGGCGGCAGGAAGGTATTGCGAATACCATGCTCGGCGATGAAGGCGAACGCCCCCTCACCCGTGAATTTGCGAAAACGGTGCGCCACGACTGGAACACCGTGATGCAGCGCCGGCATCAGAACATCGAGCAAACCGCCGATCCAGGCCCAATCGGCTGGCGTCCACATGCGGTCGCCGGGTTGAGGCAAAAAATCATGGCTGATCTCGACGCCGGGCAGATGGCCGAGCAGCACGCGATGCGCGTGCAGCGCGCCCTTCGGGGCACCGGTCGTGCCGGAGGTGTAGATAATCAGGGCCGAATCGTTCGCCGCCGTATCCACCGGCGTGAAAGAGCTGCTGCCCCCGGCACAGAAGGTCTCAAAATCCTCGCACCCTTCCTGTGGCCCATCCACGCAGAGAATGAGTTTCAGATCGGGAAGATCGGGGCGGAGCGCCGCGAGTTTGGCTGCGCCTTCGACGTCGGTCACGACCACCGAGGCACCGGAATCGGCCAGCCTGTGCATCAGGGCTTCGGGACCAAAAAGCGTGAAGAGCGGAATGGAGATGGCGCCGAGCTTAAGCGCTGCAATATGAGCGACCGCCGTCTCGATCCGTTGCGGAAGAAGAACGCCGATGCGATCACCGTTCGCTTCACCGGCCCGTCGTCCGACGCCGCGACCGGCCAGAGCACTGGCGAGCTTGTCGGTCATGGTCCGAAGTTCACCGAAACTGTAGCGCCGCACGCTCCCGTCCTGTGCAACTTCGGCAATCGCTTCCCGGTCGGGCTCGGTTTCGGCCCACCGGTCACAAATATCGACCCCGATATTGTAACGCTCGGGTATCTGCCACCGAAACGACGTCCGCACATCCTCCCAGTCTTTGCCCCGGGTCAGCATGACGGCCTCAATGTCCGGGCAAAGCGGCCTGCCTCTGTCAGCGCATCCCGGTCGATACCGGTCGCAAAGCCTTCCCCTTCCAGCATATCCACCACCGCTTCCGTCGCGACATTGCCTTTCGCCCCCGGCGCGTATGGACAACCGCCCAGCCCGCCAGCAGTCGAGTCGAACGTGCGAAGACCGAGGGCGAGACTGGCTTTGATGTTGTCCAGCGCGCGACCACCCGTATCGTGGAAATGACCAGCGAGCCTGTCCGCAGGTAGCCGCTCCAGAACCGCCCGAAGCATCACGGAGACGGTTTCGGGCGTACCCTTGCCGATCGTGTCACCGAGCGAGACTTCGTAAACGCCGAGCGCATCGAGATCGGCGGCCACATTCGCCACCGCTTCCGGCGCGATCTCGCCCTCATAGGGGCAGTCGGTGACGCAGGACACATAGCCCCGCACCGGCAGCCCCGCCTGACGCGCCGCCTGGACCACAGGCGCGAAGCGCTCCAGGCTTTCGGCGATGGAGCAGTTGATATTCTTCTGGCTAAAGCTCTCCGAAGCGCTTGCGAAGATCGCGACTTCATCGACATTGGCCGCGATGGCGCGCTCCAAGCCTTTGATGTTCGGCGTGAGCGCCGTGTACCGCGTTTTCTCGCGGCGTTTTATACCGGCCAGGACTTCAGCGCCGTCTGCCATTTGCGGGACCCATTTGGGCGACACGAAACTGGCGGTTTCGATCTTTTGAAACCCGCAGACCGAAAGCTTGTCGACCAGCGCGATCTTCTGCTCCGTCGAAATCGGCGTCTTCTCGTTTTGCAAGCCGTCTCGAGGCGCCATCTCGAAGATCAGGACGTCGTCTCCTGCTGCCATCGGATCACTCCTCCTCCGGTTCAAGCTGGAGCAGGACCGCGCCTTGTTCGACCTGATCGCCTTCCTTCACCATCAGTTCGGCGATCACACCGTCGCGTGGCGCTGTCAGCGAATGCTCCATCTTCATCGCCTCCAAGACGATGAGCGTCTGGCCCTTCTCGACTTCGGTGCCTTTCGACGTGCTGACCTGACGGACAAGCCCGGGCATTGGAGCGACCAATCCGTCGCCGCCGAGCCCCTGATCCGTCGCGGCGGGATCGTGCCGCGTGAAACTGTGAGCGTGTCGGCCGCGCGCCACCGTGACCGTGCCGCCATCTCGGATGATGACTGCGCGACCAAGATGCCCGTTCCGTCGGAAGGTGAGCGCGCCATCGGGGCCGATCTCGAAGGCTTCAAAACTGAGAAGCCCTTCGGGCAGACTCACATGGCGGGCGCCATCCCTTTCGCTCCGGACGGCGATTTCCTGCGCGCCTCCATCCTTGTCGTCCAGGAGGACGAGCTGCTGCGCGGCACCATAGAGCCGGAAATCGGCAAGTGCCTCGAACGGATCGGTGAACCGGCCAGGCTCTTTGCGTTGTAGAAGCGCGAGAACGGCGAGTGCCTTCGTTTCGGCATCGGCCTCGTCAGCGGCCGCCAGTTCATCCTGCTTTCGAGCGATCAGGCCGGTATCGACGTCGCCTGCGGCAAAGTCGGGATCGGCAGCCAGCCGCGCGAGAAAGGCGCGATTCGTAACCGAGCCGGTGATGATCGTCTCTTCCAGCGCTCGTTCGAGTTTGGCGAGCGCGCTGCTGCGATCCGGTCCATAGGTTATGATCTTCGCGATCATCGGATCGTAATGCGGGGTGATGGCATCGCCTTGGCGCACGCCCGTATCGATACGGACACCTCCCGTTTCTTCGGCAAAGCGAAGCGTTTTCAGCTCACCCGTTGCCGGCAGAAAGCCCGCCTCGGCATCTTCGGCGTAAAGGCGCGCCTCGAAGGCGTGGCCGGAAAGTGTCAGGTCGTCTTGCGCAAAGGGCAGCTCCTCGCCCTGCGCCACCGCAATCTGAAGTGCGACGAGATCAAGACCCGTAACATACTCCGTCACCGGATGCTCGACCTGCAGACGCGTGTTCATTTCCATGAACCAAAAGCCATCCGGGCGCAGACCATCCGACGCATCGACGATGAACTCGACGGTGCCGGCACCGGCATAGTTCACGGCCTTCGCCGCCTGCACGGCAGCTTCGCCCATGGCGGCACGCATGTCCTCGGTCATGCCGGGCGCCGGGGCTTCCTCGATCACCTTCTGGTGACGCCGCTGCAACGAACAGTCGCGTTCGAACAGGTGAACCACATGGCCATGCTGGTCGCCGAAGATCTGCACTTCGATGTGGCGCGGCTTCTCGATATATTTCTCAATCAGACAGGCGGGATCGCCGAAGCTGTTCTGCCCCTCGCGGCGGGCACTGGCGAAGGCCTCCTCGAAATCCTCGGCACGTTCGACAAGGCGCATGCCTTTACCGCCTCCGCCCGCACGCGCCTTGATGAGAACCGGGTAGCCGATCTCACCAGCCTTTTCTTTCAGCGCAGCCGGATCCTGATCGTCGCCGTGATAGCCGGGCACGACAGGCACGCCCGCCTTCTCCATCAGCGCCTTGGCCTGATCCTTGAGGCCCATGGCGCGAATGGCCTCGGCGGACGGACCAACAAAAACCAGTCCGGCCTTTTCGACGGCATCGACGAAATCGGGATTTTCCGACAGGAAGCCATAACCCGGATGGATCGCGTCCGCGCCTGTCCGGGTCGCGGCATCGATGATCGTATCGCCCTTGAGGTAGCTCTCGCCGACCGGCGCGGGACCGATGCGAACGGCCTCATCCGCCATGGCGACATGCATGGCCGACGCATCGGCATCCGAATAGACGGCGACGGTCGCAATGCCGAGATCGCGCGCCGTGCGGATCACCCGGCAGGCGATTTCGCCGCGATTGGCGATGAGGAGTTTTCTGATGGTCATGATAATCTCCTCACATCCGGAACAGGCCGAAGCGCGTCTCTTCGATCGGCGCGTTCAGCGTGGTGGCCAGCGAAAGCGCCAGCACGTCGCGGCTCTTTGCCGGGTCGACGATACCGTCGTCCCAGAGGCGGGCCGATGCGTAGAGCGGATGGCTCTGGCGGGCGAACATCTCTTCCGTCGGTTTGCGGAAAGCGGCCTCGTCCTCTTCGCTCCATTGCTCGCCTCGCTTTTCCATGGCCTGGCGTTTGACGATGGCAAGCGTCCGCGCGGCTTGCTCTCCGCCCATCACCGCGATGCGGCTGTTCGGCCAGGACCACAGGAAACGGGGGGAATAGGCGCGCCCCGCCATGCCGTAATTGCCGGCGCCGTAAGAGCCGCCGACGATCATCGTGATCTTGGGCACCGCCGTTGTCGAAACAGCCGTGACGAGCTTTGCGCCGTGGCGCGCGATGCCGCCGGCCTCCGCCTGCCGCCCGACCATGAAGCCGGTAATGTTCTGCAGGAAGAGCAGCGGGATCTTCCGCTGGCTGCACAGTTCGACGAAATGCGCGCCCTTCACGGCGCTTTCGGAGAACAGGACGCCATTATTGGCCAGAATGCCGACCGGCATTCCGTAAAGATGCGCAAAGCCGCAGACCAGCGTTTCGCCGAAGCGCGACTTGAACTCGTCGAAGCGCGAACCATCCACCAGACGCGCGATCACTTCACGAATATCATAAGGCGTTTTCGGGTCGGCGGGAACGATACCCATCAGTTCGGAGGGATCATAGGCTGGCGCTTCGGGCGTCAGGAGGTTGAGCGAGGTTCGCTCGGCCGGACCGAGATTACCGACGATGCGCCGCGCGATGGCGAGCGCATGCGCGTCATTCTCCGCCAAGTGGTCGGCAACGCCGGAAAGGCGCGTATGAAGATCGCCGCCGCCGAGTTCTTCGGCCGTGACATCCTCACCCGTCGCCGCCTTGACGAGCGGCGGACCGGCCAGAAAGATCGTGCCCTGATCGCGGACGATGATCGTCTCGTCGCTCATGGCCGGCACATAGGCCCCGCCCGCCGTGCACGAGCCCATAACAACCGCGATCTGCGCGATGCCCTTGGCACTCATCTGGGCCTGATTGAAGAAGATTCGCCCGAAATGGTCGCGATCGGGGAAGACCTTGTCCTGGTTCGGCAGA contains these protein-coding regions:
- a CDS encoding acetyl/propionyl/methylcrotonyl-CoA carboxylase subunit alpha translates to MTIRKLLIANRGEIACRVIRTARDLGIATVAVYSDADASAMHVAMADEAVRIGPAPVGESYLKGDTIIDAATRTGADAIHPGYGFLSENPDFVDAVEKAGLVFVGPSAEAIRAMGLKDQAKALMEKAGVPVVPGYHGDDQDPAALKEKAGEIGYPVLIKARAGGGGKGMRLVERAEDFEEAFASARREGQNSFGDPACLIEKYIEKPRHIEVQIFGDQHGHVVHLFERDCSLQRRHQKVIEEAPAPGMTEDMRAAMGEAAVQAAKAVNYAGAGTVEFIVDASDGLRPDGFWFMEMNTRLQVEHPVTEYVTGLDLVALQIAVAQGEELPFAQDDLTLSGHAFEARLYAEDAEAGFLPATGELKTLRFAEETGGVRIDTGVRQGDAITPHYDPMIAKIITYGPDRSSALAKLERALEETIITGSVTNRAFLARLAADPDFAAGDVDTGLIARKQDELAAADEADAETKALAVLALLQRKEPGRFTDPFEALADFRLYGAAQQLVLLDDKDGGAQEIAVRSERDGARHVSLPEGLLSFEAFEIGPDGALTFRRNGHLGRAVIIRDGGTVTVARGRHAHSFTRHDPAATDQGLGGDGLVAPMPGLVRQVSTSKGTEVEKGQTLIVLEAMKMEHSLTAPRDGVIAELMVKEGDQVEQGAVLLQLEPEEE
- a CDS encoding carboxyl transferase domain-containing protein, with protein sequence MSAIIQSQLAVRSEAFETNRQAMESQMEAVREVAEKSLAGGSERARERHLSRGKMLPRDRVQSLLDPGSPFLEVGLLAANGLYGDEIPAAGAIAGIGRVMGRDVMVLANDATVKGGTYYPLTVKKHLRAQEIAEQNRLPCVYLVDSGGANLPNQDKVFPDRDHFGRIFFNQAQMSAKGIAQIAVVMGSCTAGGAYVPAMSDETIIVRDQGTIFLAGPPLVKAATGEDVTAEELGGGDLHTRLSGVADHLAENDAHALAIARRIVGNLGPAERTSLNLLTPEAPAYDPSELMGIVPADPKTPYDIREVIARLVDGSRFDEFKSRFGETLVCGFAHLYGMPVGILANNGVLFSESAVKGAHFVELCSQRKIPLLFLQNITGFMVGRQAEAGGIARHGAKLVTAVSTTAVPKITMIVGGSYGAGNYGMAGRAYSPRFLWSWPNSRIAVMGGEQAARTLAIVKRQAMEKRGEQWSEEDEAAFRKPTEEMFARQSHPLYASARLWDDGIVDPAKSRDVLALSLATTLNAPIEETRFGLFRM
- a CDS encoding AMP-binding protein; amino-acid sequence: MLTRGKDWEDVRTSFRWQIPERYNIGVDICDRWAETEPDREAIAEVAQDGSVRRYSFGELRTMTDKLASALAGRGVGRRAGEANGDRIGVLLPQRIETAVAHIAALKLGAISIPLFTLFGPEALMHRLADSGASVVVTDVEGAAKLAALRPDLPDLKLILCVDGPQEGCEDFETFCAGGSSSFTPVDTAANDSALIIYTSGTTGAPKGALHAHRVLLGHLPGVEISHDFLPQPGDRMWTPADWAWIGGLLDVLMPALHHGVPVVAHRFRKFTGEGAFAFIAEHGIRNTFLPPTALKMMRLVPPEKRASVDLRSVASGGETLGVELIEWGRDALGVTINEFYGQTECNMVVSSCAELEPAKPGVMGRPSPGHEVIVVDEDDGSPLAVGEEGAIAVRAPDPVMFLGYWNRAEATAEKFVTGDVNDGWMLMGDRGVIEDDGRIRFIGRDDDVISSAGYRIGPAEVEDCLLRHPAVKMAGVVGWPDDLRGHVVAAFIVLAEEAVPSDELAKEIAEFVKSHLAAHEYPRIIRFVDEMPMTTTGKIIRAKLRETAAQEAG
- a CDS encoding hydroxymethylglutaryl-CoA lyase — encoded protein: MAAGDDVLIFEMAPRDGLQNEKTPISTEQKIALVDKLSVCGFQKIETASFVSPKWVPQMADGAEVLAGIKRREKTRYTALTPNIKGLERAIAANVDEVAIFASASESFSQKNINCSIAESLERFAPVVQAARQAGLPVRGYVSCVTDCPYEGEIAPEAVANVAADLDALGVYEVSLGDTIGKGTPETVSVMLRAVLERLPADRLAGHFHDTGGRALDNIKASLALGLRTFDSTAGGLGGCPYAPGAKGNVATEAVVDMLEGEGFATGIDRDALTEAGRFARTLRPSC